The genome window GCTCATCAACCTCACGGTCGGACATCTGCTTATAGATCGCTCTAACATCCTGAAGAAGAGCAAAAGAAAATACCAATTTCCCAATGAGACATCTCTCTCATGAAGAGGGTTCGATTGTGGAGCTTGTCTTATCTCACCTCCATGTGATTTTGGTCCAGATTCATTAGCTCATTCTTCATACTGTCAATCTCCTTCTCCAGGTCCAACCCGGTCAGGTTTGCGTCATCAATGACTTTGTACAGAGAGTTAATTTCCTCTTCGAGTGCTTTACGGAATGGCTGCTCATTCTCATACCTACACATACATGCATAGAAACACTGATGGCAATGAGATAAAAGCTAGGGATAAGATCCAAATCTGTTGCTGTTTTAATCACACTCACACCTGTCTTTAAAGTCCTCTGCATTGGCTTGAACATTCTCAGTCTGGAGCATAAGTCGAGCATTGTCCAGGATGGCCTCACTGACCTGTTAGAAAGCAGAAATAAACGCCTTATTGTACACTCTATGCTTGATGTATTTCTCCAAACCTGTCAAACATCCTCTTACCTGCATATAAACATCCTCCCAGTCTTGTTTCAGGCCAGTCCATGTTCCAGCGCTGACAGCCTTTCGATCCAAGCAGTGTCTGATCTGTTCCTCCAGCTGTTGGTTGAGTTGCTCCAGAGCATGAACTTTATCGCGGTACTCCAGCAGGCACGTGTTGAGGCTGTCAAAGCCAAACTGTTGGCCTCGTTGCCCAGGCTGGGTCACCACAGGAACACTGGTGCTTCTAAGGCAATGCAGAAACACGCTGTGGATGCCCAGAGCTCTGCGAGACACACGTGCACCCAGGCTGCTGGTACCTCCAGTGGGAGCCATGCCTACAAACACCCCCCGAGGCGCAGAGGTCCCTGCAGCACTCATGCGACCAACACCGCCGGGCCGCTCGGAAGCAGCCTGGCCCAGGAAGGAGGATCGGCGTCGTGGCAAAGGCATTCCTGTCCTGAAGCTTTTTAAGTGACAGACCACTATCAGTCC of Carassius gibelio isolate Cgi1373 ecotype wild population from Czech Republic chromosome A2, carGib1.2-hapl.c, whole genome shotgun sequence contains these proteins:
- the LOC128030629 gene encoding phakinin-like translates to MPLPRRRSSFLGQAASERPGGVGRMSAAGTSAPRGVFVGMAPTGGTSSLGARVSRRALGIHSVFLHCLRSTSVPVVTQPGQRGQQFGFDSLNTCLLEYRDKVHALEQLNQQLEEQIRHCLDRKAVSAGTWTGLKQDWEDVYMQVSEAILDNARLMLQTENVQANAEDFKDRYENEQPFRKALEEEINSLYKVIDDANLTGLDLEKEIDSMKNELMNLDQNHMEDVRAIYKQMSDREVDEPDAPTETSLDQILAFIRSHWEKVIEKNRAETDAYLECKQTENVASKLSREEEEFESLKTECSDAGCKIQSLQAETESIRALKRGLENTLNDAKHWHGIELQNLGSVIAKLEAELNDVRGDIEQQRRDYETLLNNKMKLEMEIGTYHGILDGEESRFYSSTFLGGSSVPEERTDPTPGPQSSAQTEGSNAPGAPEESKPE